The following are encoded in a window of Thalassotalea insulae genomic DNA:
- a CDS encoding YhdP family protein, translating to MGIGISKASNRWLNRTYKCIAILLVTFAVLISTLRLLLPYAHNYRTDLQDYINQTYGSNIIIGALDMGWQSSGPTLVASNVSLLQSDEAEVYVQAFDLNIDFWQSLQHRRLITRDFSLNGVKILVNNAMVSETSVSSDDTSMLTNLMEMFFSQIGRFSLNNSQIVYQTKRGKRTLLIDSLHWFNQGNNHRARGNVIVDGITSNNLQINLDVKGQHIEDMHGTLYLEANQLNITPWLGKVLAIADENTHSSVNFNAWLSINKGQLDKLLLDLGQNQIAWQHQQKINTLDINSGQLVIDNLAKPSQLHLYSSAIEVISNKQQWQPLIVELKRDQQRISTYVSALDVSGAAGLLPLLVKDDSTQRLMAQLAPAGTIENIYLQQDEQSLSAVANFSEIKTNYSQGIPGVTSLNGELIYQPGTLHLDVNAADGALDFAQHFSAPINYQTFSSAIDVQFDQQSWRLTANDLKFNSEQLRLNAELAVTAEPDKALELSLLATASDANVIYAPSFYPNALMGEDLVNYLNRALEKGRLAQAVVMINGPIADFPFTQGNGTFVVDAELTNSTFKFDSQWPAVEHFSANLNFTNNSMLITGRDGTLAGIDVKGVQAEIADLSDEQVLSIGAQFKQTAPALIANLMMSSPLSDTVGEVLEKVVITHPVSGEFQLNLPLNDVEAAVAQGNVYFDNNQIALQPLQMQFTKINGELAFVNDKITTKDLSLLWRDMPMSLQVSAAKQTPDYQTDIQMTANWQEPLWRQQLPEKLTDYGRGELEWTGLLTLNNTTDGQFSYQLVIDSELTKLQLDLPEPYQKASGDNLLATIKVSGNEDQSTIDAKIGQQLNFYGNLNHQQVAFSQAHLILGDEQMYLPMNGFHITTNLARANFFQWQPLITDILDSVVANDNEDSDVALLEQPQRVRGNIEQLDFWDESIHGVSFNLEDQVSWWQLALTSKEARAEMKFYPDWYQQGLELNADFIRLSPDKQLFNRSEQVENSASKDLATVAKSEKNESATIDAELNQQLFSQMPPMRVHCQDCRYGNLDLGEVSFALERSQPDLLKLYNFVAKRKDNKLSFDLSWQLNEQQSSTQLIGELSSKDIERELERLAIPSTVKDSGLKSRFDLKWLGGPHDFALAHLNGDLSGSLDEGYLAEVPDQARAFSILSLQSLVRKLKFDFRDIFSDGMFYSEVKGDFHLKDGVIYTKNTFLKGNAGDLSVKGNTDLNSETLDYRMSYKPNVTSSLPAIAWIATLNPVTFLAGIAIDEVITSKVVSEYKFEVTGSISEPNFKEVDRKTQNISVGRDSPPQIVENLPEEKAVESENTILDPETGLIKQKPTLPVETLPLDKKDG from the coding sequence ATGGGTATAGGCATTTCAAAAGCGTCAAATCGCTGGCTGAATAGAACATACAAGTGTATCGCCATATTGTTGGTGACCTTTGCTGTGCTTATTAGCACCTTGCGCTTGTTATTGCCTTATGCACACAACTATCGTACTGATTTACAAGACTATATTAATCAAACCTATGGCAGCAATATCATTATCGGTGCCCTTGACATGGGGTGGCAGAGCTCCGGGCCAACGTTAGTCGCTTCTAACGTTAGTTTACTGCAAAGCGATGAGGCGGAAGTTTATGTGCAGGCGTTTGATCTCAATATCGACTTCTGGCAAAGCTTGCAACATCGACGGCTGATCACCAGAGATTTTTCATTAAATGGCGTTAAAATTTTAGTCAATAATGCCATGGTGTCTGAAACATCGGTGTCCAGTGATGATACTTCGATGTTAACGAATCTAATGGAAATGTTTTTTTCCCAAATAGGCCGTTTTTCGCTTAATAATAGTCAGATTGTTTATCAAACCAAAAGAGGAAAACGTACCTTATTAATTGATTCGTTGCATTGGTTTAATCAGGGGAATAATCACCGAGCCAGAGGCAATGTGATTGTTGATGGCATTACCTCAAATAATTTGCAGATCAATCTCGATGTTAAAGGGCAACATATCGAAGATATGCATGGTACGCTTTACCTGGAAGCGAATCAGCTCAATATTACCCCTTGGTTAGGAAAGGTTCTGGCAATTGCGGATGAAAATACTCACTCCAGTGTTAATTTTAATGCCTGGCTATCGATTAACAAGGGGCAGTTAGATAAGCTGCTGTTAGATTTAGGACAAAACCAAATCGCCTGGCAGCATCAACAGAAAATTAATACCTTAGATATTAATAGTGGTCAGCTGGTTATTGATAACCTAGCTAAGCCATCACAGTTGCATCTTTATTCGTCTGCAATAGAGGTCATTTCAAATAAACAACAATGGCAACCGTTAATTGTTGAATTAAAACGCGATCAGCAACGAATTAGCACTTATGTCTCAGCTCTTGATGTATCTGGTGCTGCGGGGTTATTGCCATTGCTGGTGAAAGATGACAGTACTCAACGCTTAATGGCTCAGTTGGCACCTGCTGGCACGATTGAAAATATTTACTTGCAACAAGATGAGCAATCATTGTCGGCAGTAGCAAATTTCTCTGAGATAAAGACAAATTATAGCCAGGGAATTCCTGGGGTGACATCACTTAACGGTGAGTTGATTTATCAACCTGGCACATTGCATCTTGATGTTAATGCGGCGGATGGTGCGTTAGACTTTGCTCAGCATTTTAGTGCACCGATTAACTACCAAACCTTTTCTTCTGCTATTGATGTTCAGTTCGACCAGCAAAGCTGGCGTTTAACAGCAAACGACCTGAAATTTAATTCCGAGCAGCTAAGGCTAAATGCTGAGCTTGCGGTGACGGCGGAGCCAGACAAAGCGCTTGAATTGTCTTTACTGGCAACGGCATCAGATGCCAATGTTATTTATGCACCCTCTTTTTATCCGAATGCCTTAATGGGGGAGGATTTGGTTAATTATCTAAATCGGGCGTTGGAAAAAGGCCGGTTAGCACAAGCTGTAGTGATGATTAATGGGCCAATTGCTGACTTTCCTTTTACGCAGGGGAATGGCACTTTTGTCGTCGATGCGGAATTAACCAATAGTACTTTTAAGTTTGACAGCCAGTGGCCTGCGGTTGAGCACTTCAGTGCCAATCTTAATTTTACTAATAACAGTATGCTGATCACAGGTCGAGATGGCACCTTAGCGGGAATTGACGTTAAAGGTGTGCAGGCGGAAATTGCTGATTTATCTGATGAACAAGTACTTTCCATAGGTGCTCAATTTAAACAAACAGCGCCCGCATTAATTGCTAATTTAATGATGAGTAGTCCGTTAAGTGATACCGTTGGTGAAGTCTTAGAAAAGGTTGTTATTACACACCCTGTTTCAGGAGAATTTCAGCTTAATTTACCGCTAAATGATGTTGAAGCTGCTGTTGCTCAAGGCAATGTCTACTTTGACAATAACCAGATTGCGTTGCAGCCGCTTCAGATGCAATTTACTAAAATTAACGGTGAGCTTGCTTTTGTGAATGATAAAATTACCACGAAAGACTTAAGTTTATTGTGGCGTGATATGCCAATGAGTTTACAGGTTAGTGCGGCTAAGCAAACACCGGATTATCAAACAGATATCCAAATGACAGCGAATTGGCAGGAGCCACTTTGGCGTCAACAGCTTCCAGAGAAGCTGACGGATTATGGTCGTGGTGAACTTGAATGGACTGGCCTGCTGACGCTCAATAATACAACTGATGGACAGTTTAGTTATCAGCTTGTGATTGACTCAGAATTGACGAAGTTGCAACTGGATTTACCTGAACCTTATCAAAAGGCGAGTGGCGATAACTTGCTTGCAACCATTAAAGTCTCTGGTAATGAAGATCAGTCTACTATCGATGCTAAAATTGGTCAGCAGTTAAATTTTTATGGCAATTTAAATCATCAGCAAGTGGCGTTTTCCCAAGCCCATTTGATTTTAGGTGATGAACAAATGTATTTGCCGATGAATGGCTTTCATATCACTACTAACCTTGCTCGCGCCAACTTCTTCCAATGGCAGCCATTGATCACCGATATTCTTGACAGTGTTGTAGCAAATGACAATGAAGATAGTGACGTTGCTTTGCTTGAACAGCCACAACGGGTGCGTGGTAATATTGAACAGCTGGATTTTTGGGATGAATCTATTCATGGCGTTTCTTTTAATCTCGAAGATCAGGTGAGCTGGTGGCAGCTAGCATTAACCAGTAAAGAAGCGCGGGCCGAGATGAAGTTTTATCCCGATTGGTATCAGCAAGGGTTGGAGCTTAACGCGGATTTTATTCGTTTATCGCCAGATAAGCAGTTGTTTAATCGTAGTGAACAAGTGGAGAACTCTGCCTCTAAAGACTTAGCTACAGTCGCTAAATCAGAGAAGAATGAGAGCGCTACTATTGATGCAGAGCTCAATCAGCAACTGTTTAGCCAAATGCCACCAATGCGGGTTCACTGTCAGGATTGTCGTTACGGTAACTTAGACTTAGGCGAAGTCTCTTTTGCTCTTGAGCGTAGTCAACCGGATTTACTCAAGCTCTATAACTTTGTCGCGAAACGAAAAGACAATAAATTGAGCTTTGATCTTAGCTGGCAACTGAATGAGCAGCAGTCGAGTACTCAGCTTATTGGTGAACTTTCTTCTAAAGATATTGAACGTGAACTGGAGCGTTTAGCTATTCCATCTACGGTGAAAGATAGCGGTTTGAAGTCTCGCTTTGATCTTAAATGGCTCGGCGGACCGCATGATTTTGCCCTTGCTCATTTAAACGGTGATCTTAGTGGTTCATTAGATGAAGGTTATCTGGCGGAAGTACCGGATCAGGCGCGAGCTTTTTCGATTTTAAGCTTGCAATCACTGGTGAGGAAACTGAAATTTGATTTTCGCGATATTTTCAGTGATGGCATGTTTTATAGTGAAGTGAAAGGTGATTTTCATTTAAAAGATGGCGTTATCTATACTAAGAATACCTTCCTCAAAGGCAATGCCGGTGATTTATCGGTTAAAGGTAATACCGATTTAAACAGTGAAACTTTAGATTATCGGATGTCGTATAAGCCCAACGTTACGTCCAGTTTGCCTGCGATTGCTTGGATTGCGACTTTGAATCCAGTAACCTTTCTTGCTGGTATTGCAATTGATGAAGTGATCACGTCGAAAGTGGTATCAGAATACAAGTTTGAAGTTACTGGCAGCATTAGCGAACCAAACTTTAAAGAAGTAGACAGAAAAACCCAGAATATCAGTGTCGGTCGAGATTCTCCGCCACAAATTGTCGAGAATCTTCCCGAAGAAAAAGCGGTGGAATCTGAAAATACTATATTGGATCCGGAAACCGGTTTGATTAAGCAAAAGCCAACGTTACCTGTGGAAACTCTGCCTTTGGATAAAAAAGATGGCTAG
- the rng gene encoding ribonuclease G: MSGELLINVTPSETRVALIENGVLQEVHVEREAKRGLVGNIYLGKVIRVLPGMQAAFVDINLDKAAFLHASDINSKLILNEEEAKEQVPDIRSLVHEGQQIVVQVVKDPLGTKGARLTTDITVAARYLVLMPNASHAGISQRIEDESERKRLRDIVTPYCSEEHGFIVRTAAEGAGDEELCHDAEFLRRVWMKVLERKKRKQTKAAIYQDLSLAFRVLRDFVGIELERIRIDSKLTFDQLGEFTQEFVPELAGKLEYYPGERPIFDLFDVENEIQRALHRKIELKSGGYLIIDQTEAMTTIDINTGAFVGHRNLEETIFNTNIEATQAIARQLRLRNLGGIIIVDFIDMLNEDHQRRVLHSLDMAMAKDKVKYSISGFSALGLVEMTRKRTRESLEHILCGECSVCQGRGHLKTVETVCFEILREIVRVNRAYDSDKFIVYASPAVSESLIDDEYHNLAELEVFIGKQIKIQTETMYNQEQFDVVMA; the protein is encoded by the coding sequence ATGAGTGGTGAATTACTCATTAATGTAACCCCGAGTGAAACTCGAGTGGCATTAATTGAAAATGGCGTGTTGCAGGAAGTGCATGTTGAGCGTGAAGCAAAACGTGGCTTAGTGGGCAATATTTACCTCGGGAAAGTGATCCGAGTTTTACCTGGTATGCAAGCGGCCTTTGTGGATATTAATTTAGATAAAGCGGCGTTTTTACATGCTTCTGATATTAATTCCAAGTTGATTTTAAATGAGGAAGAAGCCAAAGAACAGGTGCCTGATATTCGCAGCTTAGTGCATGAAGGTCAGCAAATTGTGGTGCAGGTGGTAAAAGATCCGCTTGGTACTAAAGGGGCACGTTTAACCACGGATATTACCGTTGCTGCGCGATACTTGGTATTAATGCCTAACGCCAGCCATGCTGGAATTTCACAGCGAATTGAAGACGAAAGTGAACGAAAACGTTTACGTGATATAGTGACGCCGTATTGTTCTGAAGAACATGGCTTTATTGTTAGAACGGCCGCAGAAGGCGCCGGAGATGAAGAATTGTGCCATGATGCTGAATTTCTTCGTCGTGTTTGGATGAAAGTGCTAGAGCGGAAAAAGCGCAAGCAAACTAAGGCTGCTATTTATCAGGATCTGTCGTTAGCGTTTCGGGTGTTAAGGGATTTTGTTGGTATAGAGCTAGAGCGTATTCGTATCGATTCTAAACTGACATTTGATCAACTTGGGGAATTTACTCAGGAGTTTGTACCTGAGCTGGCGGGTAAACTGGAATATTATCCAGGGGAACGTCCTATTTTTGACCTTTTTGATGTTGAAAATGAGATCCAACGGGCATTGCATCGAAAAATAGAGTTAAAGTCGGGTGGTTATTTGATTATCGATCAGACGGAAGCCATGACGACAATCGATATCAATACTGGTGCTTTCGTTGGTCATCGTAATCTAGAAGAAACCATTTTTAATACTAATATAGAAGCAACGCAAGCGATTGCCAGACAGCTGAGGTTACGCAACTTAGGTGGTATAATCATAGTAGATTTTATCGATATGCTTAATGAAGATCACCAACGCCGGGTCTTACATAGTCTGGATATGGCTATGGCGAAAGATAAGGTTAAGTACAGTATCAGTGGCTTTTCGGCATTAGGTTTAGTGGAAATGACCCGCAAGCGTACCCGTGAAAGTCTGGAGCATATCCTTTGTGGCGAATGTTCGGTATGTCAGGGGCGAGGTCATTTAAAAACAGTGGAAACTGTGTGTTTTGAGATTTTAAGGGAAATAGTACGAGTCAACCGAGCGTACGATTCGGACAAGTTTATTGTCTATGCATCACCTGCGGTCAGTGAGTCGTTAATCGATGATGAGTATCATAACCTTGCTGAGTTGGAAGTTTTTATTGGTAAGCAGATTAAAATTCAAACGGAAACTATGTACAACCAAGAACAGTTTGATGTGGTGATGGCATAA
- a CDS encoding carbon-nitrogen hydrolase family protein, translating into MARLSAIQLTSVPDVEQNLRAIEQQLANLEPCQDHIVVLPECCLFFGGRDKEQLMLAQETYSTQRLIRALAKLAHTYQITLVAGSIPLYQQETNKFTNSCCVFSPSGEQLAQYNKIHLFDVEVQDNEKHYLESRFTQAGQQLKTVVTAGVTLGLTICYDLRFPELYRALAQLGAQIITVPSAFTKVTGQAHWQTLLRARAIENQVYIVAAGQTGTHRNGRETWGHSMIIDPWGEIMTSLESGQGSISAEFDLEQLAQVRQAIPVAEHNQFITKLKTYE; encoded by the coding sequence ATGGCTAGATTATCGGCAATACAATTAACTTCGGTACCTGATGTTGAACAGAACCTTAGGGCAATTGAGCAGCAACTCGCTAACTTAGAGCCTTGTCAGGATCATATTGTGGTTTTGCCGGAATGTTGTTTATTTTTTGGTGGCAGAGATAAAGAGCAACTAATGCTGGCACAGGAAACGTATTCAACCCAAAGGTTAATTAGGGCCCTTGCTAAACTGGCTCACACGTATCAAATAACGCTAGTGGCAGGTAGTATTCCTCTGTATCAGCAAGAAACGAATAAGTTTACCAATAGTTGTTGTGTTTTTTCTCCTAGCGGTGAACAACTGGCCCAATATAATAAAATTCATTTATTTGATGTTGAGGTGCAAGACAATGAGAAACACTATCTCGAGTCACGTTTTACTCAGGCAGGTCAACAATTAAAAACAGTCGTTACTGCGGGCGTTACTTTAGGACTGACGATCTGTTATGATTTACGCTTTCCAGAATTGTATCGCGCGTTGGCGCAACTGGGGGCTCAGATAATTACCGTTCCCAGCGCGTTTACTAAAGTCACCGGGCAAGCACATTGGCAAACCTTATTACGAGCCCGAGCGATTGAAAATCAAGTGTATATCGTCGCTGCAGGCCAGACTGGAACACATCGAAATGGCAGAGAAACCTGGGGACATAGCATGATCATTGATCCTTGGGGTGAAATAATGACCTCTTTGGAGTCTGGTCAAGGTAGTATAAGTGCTGAGTTTGATCTAGAACAATTAGCTCAGGTTCGACAGGCCATTCCGGTGGCAGAGCATAACCAATTTATCACGAAGTTGAAAACCTATGAATAA
- a CDS encoding Maf family protein — MKSLILASQSPRRRELLSQLGFQFSCCPANIDESELPDETPAQYVERLAGEKAQYIANNQIDSAIVLGSDTCVVYQDKILGKPDNQQQCLEYLTLLSGNNHQVLTAIAVVQGRLIKSQVISTTVTFKSLSENEMLNYWRSGEPQDKAGGYGIQGLGGQFVTQINGSYSAVVGLPLYETAQLLAEFGLLTALQQPVNK; from the coding sequence ATGAAATCCCTTATTCTTGCCTCGCAATCACCTCGCCGTCGTGAATTATTATCGCAGCTGGGGTTTCAGTTCAGCTGTTGTCCTGCGAACATTGACGAAAGTGAACTTCCTGATGAAACACCTGCTCAATATGTTGAACGCTTAGCAGGTGAAAAAGCGCAATATATTGCAAATAATCAAATAGATAGTGCAATAGTGTTAGGTTCTGATACTTGTGTGGTTTATCAGGATAAAATTCTCGGTAAACCGGACAATCAACAGCAGTGCCTAGAATACTTAACCTTACTGTCTGGTAACAATCATCAGGTATTAACAGCGATAGCCGTTGTTCAGGGGCGGTTAATCAAATCTCAGGTAATATCAACAACAGTCACTTTTAAGTCATTAAGCGAGAACGAAATGCTGAATTACTGGCGCAGTGGAGAGCCGCAAGATAAAGCCGGTGGTTATGGTATTCAAGGACTTGGTGGACAATTTGTGACACAAATTAATGGTAGCTATAGTGCGGTTGTCGGCTTACCCTTATATGAGACGGCGCAGTTATTAGCGGAATTTGGTTTATTAACTGCGCTTCAGCAGCCAGTGAACAAGTGA
- the mreD gene encoding rod shape-determining protein MreD, with product MFAHNGIVVILTLLIALMASIMPLPIGVDVFRPDWVLVVLLYWCLALPNRINVITAWFMGFLLDVLLGSVLGVHAAAMALSVYIIAGNYQKIRNFSVWQQALIVGVLSALYHLLVFWFQRFLLDIVFLPSYLYPVITSIILWPWAFLLLRKIRRHFKIS from the coding sequence ATGTTTGCTCATAATGGTATTGTGGTCATTTTAACCTTATTAATAGCGTTAATGGCGAGTATTATGCCTTTGCCGATAGGCGTAGATGTTTTTCGTCCTGACTGGGTGCTCGTAGTGTTATTGTACTGGTGTTTAGCATTACCGAATCGTATTAATGTGATAACCGCGTGGTTTATGGGGTTTCTGCTCGATGTACTATTAGGTTCGGTGTTAGGTGTGCACGCTGCCGCAATGGCGTTATCTGTTTATATTATCGCTGGAAATTATCAAAAAATTAGAAACTTTTCCGTATGGCAACAAGCACTGATTGTCGGTGTACTTTCTGCTTTATATCATTTGTTGGTGTTTTGGTTTCAGCGTTTTTTACTCGATATTGTCTTCTTACCTAGTTATTTATATCCGGTGATAACCTCTATTATTTTATGGCCTTGGGCATTTTTACTGCTGCGTAAAATTCGCCGTCATTTTAAGATCAGCTAA